The Mesorhizobium loti genome includes a region encoding these proteins:
- a CDS encoding rRNA pseudouridine synthase gives MTPRQTRQSGRQAAPGVSLNRALSKLGLCSRAQAEVLIVEGRVRVGGKVVRDAALRVDLNRDRIVVDDRPVVAERKVYLILNKPRGLVTTRDDPQQRDTVYACLEGLDLPFVSPVGRLDKASEGLLLMTNDTRFANRLMDPASHLPKTYHVQIGTVPDETMLDKFRAGVTVDGETLTASSIDLLRSGGRTAWLEIVLDEGRNRHIRRLLAAHGIEVKRLIRIAIGRLPLGDLAKGTARHLTPEELALLSG, from the coding sequence ATGACACCACGGCAGACACGACAAAGCGGCAGGCAGGCGGCGCCCGGCGTCAGCCTGAACCGGGCGCTGTCGAAGCTTGGCCTGTGCTCACGCGCGCAGGCCGAGGTGCTGATCGTCGAAGGCCGCGTGCGCGTCGGCGGCAAGGTGGTGCGCGATGCAGCCCTGCGCGTCGACCTCAACCGCGACCGCATCGTCGTCGACGACAGGCCGGTGGTTGCCGAGCGCAAGGTCTATCTCATCCTCAACAAGCCGCGCGGGCTGGTTACCACCCGCGACGACCCGCAACAGCGCGACACCGTCTATGCCTGCCTGGAAGGGCTCGATTTGCCCTTCGTCTCGCCGGTCGGCCGCCTCGACAAGGCCAGCGAAGGCCTGCTGTTGATGACCAACGACACCCGGTTTGCCAACCGGCTGATGGATCCGGCCTCGCATCTGCCCAAGACCTATCATGTACAGATCGGCACGGTGCCGGATGAGACGATGCTGGACAAATTCCGCGCCGGCGTGACCGTCGACGGCGAGACCCTGACCGCCAGCTCGATCGACCTTTTGCGCAGCGGCGGCCGCACCGCCTGGCTGGAGATCGTGCTCGACGAAGGCCGCAATCGCCACATCCGCCGCCTGCTCGCTGCGCACGGCATCGAAGTCAAGCGCCTCATCCGGATCGCCATCGGCCGCCTGCCGCTCGGCGACCTCGCCAAGGGCACGGCGCGTCATTTGACGCCGGAGGAACTGGCGCTGCTGAGCGGGTAA
- a CDS encoding DUF1778 domain-containing protein produces MPRNVSDNGRIDFRIPPEAKAVIARAAALSNVGLTEFVTRSALRDAQAAIERAEHLALSERDSLRILDLLENPPSPTNRLIRAAKAGQTLA; encoded by the coding sequence ATGCCCCGTAATGTCAGTGACAACGGTCGAATTGATTTCCGGATTCCACCCGAAGCGAAAGCCGTGATCGCACGTGCGGCGGCCTTGTCGAATGTCGGCCTGACCGAGTTCGTTACGCGCTCCGCACTGCGTGACGCCCAGGCTGCGATCGAACGAGCTGAACATCTTGCGCTGTCGGAACGGGACAGCCTGCGCATCCTCGACCTGCTTGAAAACCCGCCCTCCCCGACCAACCGCCTTATCCGCGCCGCCAAGGCCGGTCAGACCCTCGCGTGA
- a CDS encoding VOC family protein, which translates to MNFVSVRIITSDVQRLVHFYGEITGMPVTVYTEDFAELATPACTLAIGSTRTLMLFGGDIARPADNRTAIIEFRVGDVDAEFARLSDVLRDVTVQKPTTMPWGNRSLLFRDPDGNLVNFFTPVTAEAIRKFDK; encoded by the coding sequence ATGAATTTCGTCTCCGTCCGCATCATCACGTCAGACGTCCAGCGTCTCGTGCACTTCTACGGTGAGATCACCGGCATGCCCGTGACGGTGTACACGGAAGACTTCGCTGAACTGGCGACACCGGCCTGCACGCTGGCGATCGGCAGCACGCGCACCTTGATGCTGTTCGGCGGCGACATCGCCCGCCCCGCCGATAACCGCACAGCCATCATCGAATTCCGCGTCGGCGACGTCGATGCGGAATTCGCCAGGCTCTCGGACGTCCTCAGGGATGTCACCGTGCAGAAGCCGACCACCATGCCCTGGGGCAACCGCTCGCTGCTGTTTCGCGATCCCGATGGCAATCTGGTGAATTTCTTCACGCCGGTGACGGCGGAAGCGATCAGGAAATTCGACAAGTAG
- a CDS encoding LysR family transcriptional regulator — MRFDLVDLRLFLLVAECGSITHGAELAGLALASASARIKGMEERLGTPLLERRRRGVVPTAAGQALLHHARAVQNQIEAMTGDLAAYATGLRAHVRLLANTAAAGELLRDILPAFLVAHPGIDIDLEERPSHEIAEAVASGAADLGIAATWAGLSHLEQKPFFIDRLVVIAARNWPDFAGLRTISLTEILGESFVGLSTGHALQEHITRQAARLGGHLHFRIRVPGLDNVCRLVAQGAGIAIVPESAARRSARTLRILRLTDDWATRQLNLCARNFDELTPQAKLLAAALA; from the coding sequence ATGCGCTTCGATCTGGTCGATCTCAGGCTGTTCCTGCTGGTGGCCGAGTGCGGCAGCATCACCCATGGGGCCGAGCTTGCCGGGCTGGCCCTGGCGTCGGCCAGCGCCCGCATCAAAGGCATGGAGGAACGGCTCGGCACGCCGCTGCTGGAGCGCCGCCGCCGTGGCGTGGTGCCGACGGCCGCCGGACAAGCGCTGCTGCATCATGCGCGCGCCGTGCAGAACCAGATCGAGGCGATGACCGGCGACCTCGCCGCCTATGCCACAGGCTTGCGCGCCCACGTCCGGCTGCTGGCCAACACCGCCGCCGCCGGCGAGCTGCTGCGCGACATCCTGCCAGCTTTCCTGGTCGCTCACCCCGGCATCGACATCGATCTCGAGGAGCGGCCCAGCCACGAGATCGCTGAGGCCGTGGCCAGCGGTGCGGCCGATCTCGGCATCGCCGCGACCTGGGCCGGCCTGTCGCATCTCGAACAGAAACCGTTCTTCATCGACCGGCTGGTGGTGATCGCCGCGCGGAACTGGCCCGACTTCGCCGGCTTGCGCACCATCAGCCTCACCGAAATTCTCGGCGAATCCTTCGTTGGCCTCAGCACCGGCCACGCGCTGCAGGAGCACATCACTCGCCAGGCCGCCCGCCTTGGCGGCCATCTGCATTTTCGCATCCGCGTGCCCGGCCTCGACAATGTCTGCCGGCTCGTCGCGCAAGGCGCCGGCATCGCCATCGTGCCGGAAAGTGCCGCACGCCGCTCGGCGCGGACGCTGCGCATACTGCGGCTGACCGACGACTGGGCGACGCGCCAGCTCAACCTCTGCGCCCGCAACTTCGACGAGCTGACGCCGCAGGCGAAGCTGCTGGCCGCCGCGCTGGCCTGA
- a CDS encoding saccharopine dehydrogenase family protein: MKIAVLGGLGLQGRAAIADLVASDGVEEIVCVDTAADGPARLAGLTDLARVRFVVPEGPIGPALVSVLDEVDAVIDLLPQPLMREAVQAAIATRTPLVTTNYAKSIADLAPEAQQAGVSIMTECGLDPGIDLVLYARAARQFSSISSIDSYCGGIPEPKAMAKPLCYKVSWNFDMVLVSQNRDSVMVEDGKRVAVPAGQQHDNPFIHEIEVAGLGKLEAFPNGDALHYVEMLDAAKGLRRSGRYTLRWPGWSAFWAPLKELGFLSEDKVPGTSNSPREFLGRLLGPQLQYGPGEKDLCVMRNVFSGLEGGRAKTVTSDLIIERDLASGLFGMSLGVGYPASIVAQMLARREITKPGLLNPLLDVPDISFFDELARRGIKVAETVAWD; the protein is encoded by the coding sequence ATGAAGATCGCGGTACTCGGCGGCCTCGGCCTGCAAGGCCGGGCGGCAATCGCCGATCTCGTCGCCAGCGATGGCGTCGAGGAGATTGTCTGCGTGGACACCGCAGCGGACGGCCCTGCCCGGCTTGCCGGCCTGACTGACCTTGCCCGTGTGCGCTTCGTCGTGCCTGAAGGCCCGATCGGCCCGGCGCTGGTCAGCGTGCTTGATGAGGTCGACGCCGTCATCGACCTGTTGCCGCAGCCATTGATGCGCGAGGCGGTTCAGGCCGCGATCGCCACACGCACGCCGCTGGTCACCACCAATTACGCCAAGTCGATCGCCGATCTGGCGCCAGAGGCGCAACAGGCCGGCGTCTCGATCATGACCGAATGCGGGCTCGACCCCGGCATCGACCTCGTGCTCTACGCGCGTGCCGCAAGGCAGTTCTCTTCGATTTCTTCGATCGATTCCTATTGCGGCGGCATCCCCGAACCGAAGGCGATGGCCAAGCCGCTGTGCTACAAGGTGAGTTGGAATTTCGACATGGTCCTGGTCAGCCAGAACCGTGACAGCGTGATGGTCGAGGACGGGAAACGCGTCGCTGTACCGGCCGGCCAGCAGCACGACAACCCTTTCATCCACGAGATCGAGGTCGCGGGCCTCGGCAAGCTCGAAGCCTTCCCCAATGGCGATGCGCTGCACTATGTCGAGATGCTGGACGCCGCCAAGGGGCTGCGCCGCTCCGGCCGCTACACGCTGCGCTGGCCGGGATGGTCGGCCTTCTGGGCACCGCTGAAGGAGCTCGGTTTCCTCTCCGAAGACAAGGTGCCCGGCACCTCCAACAGCCCGCGCGAATTCCTCGGCCGGCTGCTTGGGCCGCAATTGCAATATGGCCCCGGCGAAAAGGACCTTTGCGTGATGCGCAATGTCTTTTCTGGCCTTGAAGGCGGCCGCGCCAAGACGGTGACATCGGACCTGATCATCGAGCGCGACCTGGCTTCGGGCCTGTTCGGCATGAGCCTCGGTGTCGGCTACCCCGCCAGCATCGTGGCGCAGATGCTCGCGCGGCGCGAGATCACCAAACCCGGCCTTTTGAATCCACTGCTCGATGTGCCCGACATCAGCTTCTTCGACGAACTGGCCAGGCGCGGCATCAAGGTTGCCGAGACGGTGGCCTGGGACTGA
- a CDS encoding universal stress protein, with protein MYKHLLIATDGSELADKGVAHGLTLAKGLGASVTFITVSEQFPIFAWGGAMAGYAAGDELAAYQEEARKYAKEVLDKSKASADAAGVSAEVVHVEDKRPAEAILELSQALGCDLIVMASHGRRGLGKLLLGSQTAEVLSYTAIPVLVVR; from the coding sequence ATGTACAAACATCTGCTTATTGCCACCGACGGATCGGAACTGGCCGACAAGGGCGTTGCCCACGGCCTGACGCTGGCCAAGGGCCTCGGCGCCTCCGTTACTTTCATCACCGTCTCAGAACAATTCCCGATCTTCGCCTGGGGCGGCGCCATGGCTGGCTATGCCGCCGGCGATGAACTGGCCGCCTATCAGGAAGAAGCGCGCAAATACGCCAAGGAAGTTCTCGACAAGAGCAAGGCATCGGCGGACGCCGCCGGCGTCTCCGCGGAGGTCGTGCATGTCGAGGACAAGCGGCCCGCCGAAGCCATCTTGGAGCTGTCGCAGGCCCTGGGCTGCGACCTGATCGTCATGGCCTCGCATGGCCGCCGCGGACTGGGCAAACTGCTTCTCGGCAGCCAGACGGCGGAAGTGCTGTCCTACACCGCTATCCCCGTGCTGGTGGTGCGGTAA
- a CDS encoding histidine phosphatase family protein — protein MSSAYPQIHLVRHGETAWSLSGQHTGRTDMPLTPVGEAAARGVADRLKGLSFSAVWSSPSQRAYNTSVLAGFGAQSVKNDDLQEWDYGAYEGLTTKQILAERPGWNVFRDGCPKGEMAADVGARADKIIDGLRKANADMLVFSSAHFLRVLAARWIGLPPEGGALFVLDTASVSVLGYEHDLSEPVIRKWNQK, from the coding sequence ATGAGCAGCGCGTATCCCCAAATCCATCTGGTCCGGCACGGTGAGACGGCGTGGAGCCTTTCGGGGCAGCATACCGGCCGCACCGACATGCCGTTGACGCCGGTTGGTGAAGCCGCGGCGCGGGGTGTTGCGGATAGGCTCAAGGGCCTGTCGTTTTCGGCGGTGTGGTCGAGCCCGTCGCAGCGCGCCTACAACACCAGCGTGCTGGCCGGCTTCGGCGCGCAGAGCGTCAAGAACGACGATCTGCAGGAATGGGACTACGGCGCCTATGAGGGGCTGACGACAAAGCAGATCCTGGCCGAGCGCCCCGGCTGGAATGTGTTTCGCGACGGCTGTCCGAAGGGCGAGATGGCGGCTGATGTCGGCGCGCGGGCGGACAAGATTATCGACGGATTACGCAAGGCCAATGCTGACATGCTGGTGTTTTCCAGCGCACATTTTCTGCGCGTGCTGGCGGCGCGCTGGATCGGCCTGCCGCCCGAGGGCGGCGCGCTGTTCGTGCTCGATACGGCCAGCGTCAGCGTGCTCGGCTACGAGCATGATCTGAGCGAGCCGGTCATTCGCAAATGGAACCAGAAATAG
- a CDS encoding GNAT family N-acetyltransferase, with amino-acid sequence MNSVTWQEVPIGKQHNRAAFDCGDADLNTYLQRFARQSHESGGAKTFVAVPAQDPSHILGFYSLSPASIDFARTPAIARRGLGRYDVPVYRLGRLAVDRTIQGRGLGGGLLLAAGRRCMAVAEEVGGVALLIDAKGDQAAHWYEGYGQVRLADSPLSLVLPFATIAKAIAAI; translated from the coding sequence GTGAACTCCGTCACGTGGCAAGAAGTGCCGATCGGTAAACAGCATAACCGTGCCGCCTTCGACTGTGGCGACGCGGACCTCAACACCTATTTGCAGCGCTTCGCGCGTCAAAGCCATGAAAGCGGTGGCGCGAAAACTTTCGTCGCTGTGCCGGCGCAAGATCCTTCGCACATTCTCGGGTTCTATTCTCTCAGCCCGGCTTCGATCGACTTTGCCCGGACCCCGGCAATCGCCAGACGCGGCCTTGGCCGCTATGACGTGCCGGTCTACCGTCTAGGTCGGCTCGCAGTGGATCGTACGATACAAGGCCGCGGCCTCGGCGGCGGTTTGCTGCTCGCCGCCGGGAGGCGCTGTATGGCAGTCGCGGAGGAAGTCGGCGGCGTTGCCTTGCTTATCGATGCCAAAGGTGACCAAGCCGCACACTGGTATGAGGGTTACGGTCAGGTCCGTCTCGCTGACTCGCCGTTATCCCTGGTCCTGCCTTTCGCAACGATCGCCAAGGCGATAGCTGCGATCTGA
- a CDS encoding sulfite exporter TauE/SafE family protein has translation MLSAVSLAWIGAVFLAAGFVKGVVGMGLPTVAMGLLAVTMPPAQAAASLLIPSLVTNLWQLLTGPSFGGLCKRLWTMMAGIVLGTVAGAGLLTGAHTGVASAGLGLALVLYAILGLAKAGFTTPARHEALMSPLVGAATGLVTGATGVFVIPAVPYLQSLRLEKEDLIQALGLSFTVSTAALAIGLFRTGALASPTAQLAGSIAALAPALAGMFAGQALRQRMSIETFRTVFFIGLLALGVYLSADGIL, from the coding sequence ATGCTGAGCGCCGTCTCCCTCGCCTGGATCGGCGCCGTGTTCCTCGCCGCCGGTTTCGTCAAAGGCGTCGTCGGCATGGGGCTGCCGACCGTTGCGATGGGATTGCTGGCGGTGACGATGCCGCCGGCCCAGGCCGCCGCTTCGCTGTTGATCCCGTCGCTGGTCACCAATCTCTGGCAATTGCTGACGGGGCCTTCTTTCGGCGGCCTGTGCAAGCGGCTATGGACGATGATGGCCGGAATCGTGCTCGGCACCGTTGCCGGCGCCGGCCTGCTGACCGGCGCGCATACGGGCGTGGCCTCGGCGGGGTTGGGCCTGGCGCTGGTGCTCTATGCCATCCTCGGCCTGGCCAAGGCCGGCTTCACCACGCCGGCGCGCCACGAGGCCTTGATGTCACCGCTGGTCGGCGCGGCGACCGGGCTGGTCACCGGCGCGACCGGCGTCTTCGTCATCCCGGCGGTGCCCTATCTGCAATCGCTGCGGCTGGAGAAAGAAGACCTGATCCAGGCGCTCGGCCTGTCCTTCACCGTGTCGACGGCGGCGCTTGCCATCGGGCTGTTCAGGACCGGCGCCCTGGCATCGCCGACGGCGCAACTTGCGGGGTCGATCGCAGCCCTTGCGCCGGCGCTGGCCGGCATGTTCGCCGGCCAGGCGCTACGCCAGAGGATGAGCATCGAGACCTTCCGCACGGTGTTCTTCATCGGGCTGCTGGCGCTGGGGGTGTATCTCTCGGCAGACGGTATTCTATAG
- a CDS encoding amino acid ABC transporter substrate-binding protein translates to MKIARLFIAGLALAGLTATASAGTLDDITKRGELRVAVQTQGPPFSLVGANGERTGSSVELAELMAKEMGVKITFLDFDWDGLIPALLSGKADLLVADMTPTLARGMKVAFTTPYMYTGSTVFTKADSKVKTTEDCKAKGTKIAVLLGATGEKEAKNAFPDADIKSYKGGGPLLLDAVNNGQADCGVNDVSAVKGQSTAYPAGTFTIMPDLLSKEPLAFATRYDEPDLLVWMNLFLNQVSIDGRLQKNLDYWVNSDAWKKDH, encoded by the coding sequence ATGAAGATTGCCAGACTTTTCATCGCCGGACTTGCGCTCGCCGGGCTCACCGCCACGGCCAGCGCCGGAACGCTGGACGACATCACCAAGCGCGGCGAACTGCGCGTCGCCGTGCAGACCCAAGGCCCGCCCTTCTCGCTGGTCGGCGCCAATGGCGAACGCACCGGCAGTTCGGTGGAACTCGCCGAACTGATGGCCAAGGAAATGGGCGTCAAAATCACCTTCCTCGACTTCGACTGGGATGGGCTGATCCCGGCGCTGCTGTCGGGCAAGGCCGATCTTCTGGTCGCCGACATGACGCCGACGCTGGCGCGCGGCATGAAGGTCGCCTTCACCACGCCTTACATGTACACGGGCAGCACCGTCTTCACCAAGGCCGACAGCAAGGTCAAGACCACCGAGGACTGCAAGGCCAAGGGCACCAAGATCGCCGTGTTGCTCGGCGCCACCGGCGAAAAGGAAGCCAAGAACGCGTTCCCTGACGCTGATATCAAGAGCTACAAGGGCGGCGGTCCGCTGCTGCTCGACGCCGTCAACAACGGCCAGGCCGATTGCGGCGTCAACGACGTCTCGGCGGTCAAGGGCCAGTCGACCGCCTATCCGGCCGGCACTTTCACCATCATGCCGGACCTCCTGTCGAAGGAGCCGCTTGCCTTCGCCACGCGCTATGACGAGCCGGACCTGCTGGTCTGGATGAACCTGTTCCTCAACCAGGTCAGCATCGACGGCCGCCTGCAGAAGAACCTCGACTACTGGGTCAATTCCGACGCCTGGAAGAAGGATCACTAA
- a CDS encoding SDR family NAD(P)-dependent oxidoreductase: MGSLQGQNVVVVGGSRGVGRSIVEAAFSEGAAVLAVARGAADLKELSWEIPGVKTLAADATQDTAPDAVFAALQPDVLVICAGALAPSAPIPEQSWEDFSANWDMDVKASFLFCRAALQGRLKTGSRVVLISSGAALSGGPPNSGGYSGAKRMQMFLAGHSQKEADRLGLGLRFMALVPMRIMAGTGVGQSGIDSVSAYLGISPSDFLASMADVQTPADVGHAVVALAGGKLQGVSFAVSGSGLAAAA, translated from the coding sequence ATGGGATCGTTGCAAGGTCAAAATGTCGTTGTTGTCGGAGGCAGCCGGGGTGTCGGCCGCTCGATCGTGGAAGCCGCCTTCAGCGAGGGGGCGGCGGTGCTCGCCGTCGCCCGCGGCGCGGCCGATTTGAAGGAGCTCTCCTGGGAGATACCAGGCGTCAAGACACTTGCCGCCGACGCCACGCAGGACACTGCACCCGATGCGGTGTTCGCCGCCCTGCAGCCGGACGTTCTGGTGATCTGCGCCGGGGCACTGGCCCCGTCCGCGCCTATCCCGGAACAAAGCTGGGAGGACTTTTCCGCAAACTGGGACATGGACGTCAAGGCATCCTTCCTGTTCTGCAGGGCGGCCCTCCAGGGCCGGCTGAAGACGGGCAGCCGGGTGGTGCTGATCTCCAGTGGCGCGGCACTCAGCGGCGGGCCGCCGAATTCCGGCGGCTATTCCGGCGCCAAGCGCATGCAGATGTTTCTTGCCGGCCATAGCCAGAAGGAAGCGGACCGGCTGGGCCTTGGCCTGCGCTTCATGGCGCTGGTGCCGATGCGCATCATGGCCGGCACCGGTGTCGGCCAGAGCGGCATCGATAGCGTCTCGGCCTATCTCGGCATCAGCCCGTCGGATTTCCTCGCCAGTATGGCCGACGTGCAGACACCGGCCGATGTCGGGCATGCCGTGGTCGCGCTCGCCGGCGGCAAGCTGCAAGGCGTCTCCTTCGCGGTCAGCGGCAGCGGTCTTGCGGCGGCGGCATGA
- a CDS encoding RNA polymerase subunit sigma-70, producing MTDAPGPLEPQGRTSQPILDRLAFERLTTAHRRELRLHCYRMMGSLHEADDLVQETFLKAWRGRSQFDGRGSPRGWLYTIATNSCLNAIKARSSVHRILEQPGRPPTEGRAAGGPAIELSWLEPYPDAELPDLVDGAPGPDARYETREAVQLAFVAAIQLLPPRQRAALLLCDVLGWSALETAHLLGGSTASINSALQRARATLAMHYPQGRPPQRERPSSEESLLLERYMQAWQAANLDGLIELLREDATYHMPPWLDWYQGREAIRAFFKTVWGNFAGYHAVATRANGQPAFAVYARRHQEPEWRAQSLHVIELAGGRIASLTVYVGPLGAELFPAFGLPAVWPTS from the coding sequence ATGACTGATGCTCCCGGCCCGCTTGAGCCCCAAGGCCGGACAAGCCAGCCGATCCTCGATCGGCTGGCCTTCGAGCGCCTGACGACGGCCCACCGCCGCGAACTCAGGCTGCACTGCTACCGGATGATGGGCTCGCTGCACGAGGCCGACGACCTCGTGCAGGAGACGTTCCTGAAAGCCTGGCGCGGCCGCTCGCAATTCGACGGGCGCGGCTCGCCGCGCGGCTGGCTCTACACGATCGCCACCAACAGCTGCCTCAACGCCATCAAGGCGAGGTCGTCAGTGCATCGCATTCTCGAGCAGCCGGGACGCCCGCCGACCGAGGGGCGCGCGGCCGGCGGGCCCGCCATTGAGCTCTCCTGGCTGGAGCCCTACCCGGACGCCGAACTGCCGGATCTCGTCGACGGCGCGCCCGGCCCGGACGCGCGCTACGAAACCCGCGAAGCCGTACAGCTCGCCTTCGTCGCCGCGATCCAGCTTCTGCCGCCAAGGCAGCGCGCCGCCCTTTTGCTGTGCGACGTGCTGGGCTGGTCGGCGCTCGAGACGGCGCATTTGCTAGGCGGCTCCACCGCCTCGATCAACAGCGCCCTGCAACGCGCCCGCGCGACGCTGGCGATGCATTATCCGCAGGGACGCCCCCCGCAGCGCGAGCGGCCCAGCAGCGAGGAGAGCCTGCTGCTCGAACGCTACATGCAGGCCTGGCAAGCCGCCAATCTCGACGGCCTCATCGAGCTGCTGCGCGAGGACGCAACCTACCACATGCCGCCATGGCTGGACTGGTATCAGGGGCGCGAGGCGATCCGGGCTTTCTTCAAGACTGTCTGGGGCAATTTCGCCGGCTACCATGCGGTCGCGACGAGAGCCAACGGCCAGCCCGCTTTCGCGGTCTACGCACGCCGCCATCAGGAGCCCGAATGGCGCGCGCAATCTTTGCATGTCATCGAACTGGCCGGTGGCCGGATCGCCTCGCTGACGGTCTATGTCGGCCCGCTCGGGGCCGAACTGTTCCCTGCCTTCGGTCTGCCGGCAGTTTGGCCCACCTCCTGA
- a CDS encoding Lrp/AsnC family transcriptional regulator: MREHLDLTDRRLVKQLSQDAQPGINRLAEILAISVPTVRTRLRNLLDRNLVKIVGLLNLTERPELISAIVGINAQGRGRARELAQRISELPFVNSASVVTGRFDIIVDVTVAGDVADLYRVTSELIPGAGEPGEVVRSETFVVMASCNKWVSLPEGCWSDDRKEPA, translated from the coding sequence TTGCGGGAACATCTCGATCTGACCGATCGGCGGCTGGTCAAACAGCTGTCGCAGGACGCGCAGCCGGGCATCAACCGCCTCGCCGAGATATTGGCGATTTCGGTACCGACGGTGCGCACGCGGCTGCGCAATCTGCTCGACCGCAACCTGGTCAAGATCGTCGGCCTCTTGAACCTTACCGAGCGGCCCGAGCTGATCTCAGCCATTGTCGGCATCAACGCCCAGGGGCGCGGCCGGGCCCGCGAACTGGCGCAGCGCATTTCCGAACTGCCCTTCGTCAACTCGGCTTCGGTGGTCACCGGGCGTTTCGACATCATCGTCGACGTAACGGTGGCCGGTGACGTCGCCGACCTCTATCGCGTCACCAGCGAGCTGATCCCGGGCGCCGGCGAGCCCGGCGAAGTCGTGCGCAGCGAGACCTTCGTCGTCATGGCGTCCTGCAACAAATGGGTCAGCCTGCCGGAAGGCTGCTGGTCGGACGACCGCAAGGAGCCGGCATGA
- a CDS encoding SRPBCC domain-containing protein, which translates to MSESAAPIIKTVIIGAEPAKVWRILTTPEMIPQWMSDEELTVSLQGHAGGPIVMRGLLHGMPFENHGTLRAFEPEKSFAYSYWSTLSASRLADVPENHTVVSFDLAPADGGTLLTLTLSDFAEPAIRPHANLYWGPTLQILKAVCERA; encoded by the coding sequence ATGAGTGAGTCTGCCGCGCCGATCATCAAGACCGTCATCATCGGTGCCGAGCCGGCCAAGGTCTGGCGGATACTGACGACGCCGGAAATGATCCCGCAATGGATGTCCGACGAGGAGTTGACCGTCAGCCTGCAAGGGCATGCCGGCGGTCCGATCGTGATGCGCGGACTGCTGCACGGAATGCCGTTCGAGAACCATGGCACCCTCCGCGCTTTTGAGCCGGAAAAGAGCTTCGCATACAGCTACTGGAGCACATTGTCGGCCTCGCGTCTGGCGGACGTGCCCGAGAACCACACAGTGGTCAGCTTCGATCTGGCGCCGGCGGATGGCGGAACGCTGTTGACGCTGACGCTCAGCGACTTCGCCGAACCGGCGATCCGTCCGCATGCCAATCTCTACTGGGGTCCGACCTTGCAGATCCTGAAGGCGGTCTGCGAGCGCGCTTGA
- a CDS encoding SDR family oxidoreductase, with protein MSGIKGKVIAITGASSGIGEATALLLAERGAKMVLGARRAYRLEALVNRIESAGGEAAFLAMDVKNREDLTKLVALACDKFGKIDVLVNNAGIGPNSLLDELRVEDWEEMIDINIKGPLYGIAAALPVFRSQGFGHFVNILSTAGPIIKPTMAVYAGTKNAVRAIAEGLRLEAGPKLRVTNISPGFVQTNFADSMTNPEIRAEIEERMGEIAITPDAISRAIAFAMEQPAEVDVSEIVIRPTAQA; from the coding sequence ATGTCTGGAATAAAAGGAAAAGTCATCGCAATCACCGGTGCAAGCAGCGGCATAGGGGAGGCAACCGCGCTCCTGCTGGCCGAGCGTGGGGCCAAGATGGTGCTCGGGGCACGGCGCGCCTATCGTCTTGAGGCGCTCGTCAACCGTATCGAGAGCGCGGGCGGCGAGGCAGCCTTCCTCGCGATGGACGTGAAGAACCGTGAGGATCTCACGAAGCTCGTCGCTCTTGCCTGCGACAAGTTCGGCAAGATCGATGTTCTGGTCAACAATGCGGGCATCGGCCCGAACTCCCTGCTCGATGAACTGCGCGTCGAGGACTGGGAGGAGATGATCGACATCAACATAAAGGGACCGCTCTACGGCATCGCCGCAGCCTTGCCGGTGTTTCGCAGCCAGGGCTTTGGCCACTTCGTCAACATCCTCTCGACGGCGGGACCGATCATCAAGCCGACGATGGCGGTCTATGCCGGGACAAAGAATGCGGTTCGGGCGATCGCCGAAGGCTTGCGACTTGAAGCTGGCCCCAAGCTGCGCGTGACGAACATATCGCCGGGCTTCGTCCAGACGAACTTCGCGGACTCGATGACCAATCCTGAGATCAGGGCGGAGATCGAAGAGCGCATGGGCGAAATCGCCATCACCCCCGATGCGATCAGCCGCGCGATCGCCTTCGCGATGGAGCAACCGGCCGAGGTCGATGTGAGCGAGATCGTTATTCGACCCACAGCGCAGGCCTGA